The bacterium DNA window CCTGATCTGGGGCAAGTTCCGGTACGACCTCGTCGCGTTCGGGGCCCTGATCCTCTCCGCCGTCCTGGGCCTCGTTCCCAAGAACCAGGTCTTCTCGGGATTCGGCCACCCGGCAGTCGTCATCATTGCGCTGGTCCTGATCGTCAGCCGTGGACTCTCGCGCTCGGGTGCGATCGACATGCTCGCCCGCCCGGTGCTCGATGCCTCACGGGGTCTGCAGGCGCACATCGGCATCATGGCCGGCCTTTCGGCGGCGCTTTCGACCGCGATGAACAACGTGGCCGCACTCGCCCTCCTGATGCCGCTCGACCTCCAGGCCGCCCGCAAAGCGAAGCGCAGTCCGGCGCTCACCCTGATGCCGATCTCGTTCGCCTCGATCCTGGGCGGAATGGTGACCCTGATCGGCACGCCGCCCAACATCGTCATCGCGACCTTCCGCGAGAACGCCCTGGGAGAGCCGTACGGAATGTTCGACTTCGCACCCGTGGGGGCGGCGGTGGCCGTCGTCGGCGTCGCCTACGTAGCGTTGGTCGGCTGGCGATTCGTCCCCAAGGACCGGACCCGGTACGACGCGGTCCAGGAGCTCGAGGAACTGCGGGGCTATGTCGCCGAGGTGGGGGTGAACGAGTCGTCACCCTTCCTCGGAAAGCAGCTCCGAGATCTGGAGGAGCTCAGCGAGGAGAACGAGGTTCAGATCCTTGGTCTCGTGCGGCGCGGCCGGCGTCTGGCGGGCATGGCCTTGGACGAAGAGCTCCGCAAGAGCGACTTCATCGTCCTCGAAGGGGCTCCCGATGCGATCAACGATTTCGCGGGCGCCGCGGACCTCAAGCTCTCGGCATCGCGCAAGAAGAAACGCCTGGCTTCCGAGGCACTCGATCTGGTCGAGGCGGTGGTGCCGGCCGGCGCGCGAGTCGTCGGGCGCTCGGCGATGGACGTCGGCCTCCTCGCTCGCCAGGGTGTGACCCTTCTGGGAATCTCGAGGAGCGGTCGGCGGATTCGAGACCGGGTGCGAAAATCGCCCGTCCAGCCCGGCGACATCCTGCTGATGCTCGGGCCGAAGGATCAAATGCCGGATGTCGTCCATTGGCTGGGCTGCCTGTCCCTCGCGGAGCGCGGGCTCGAGGTCACGCAGCGCGAGAAGGCCTGGGTCGCCGTGGGCGCCTTCGTGGCCGCGATCGTGGTTGCGAGCCTGGGCTGGGTCTACCTTCCCGTGGCCCTGGCGGCGGTCGTTGCCCTCTACGTCGTGCTCAGGATCGTGCCCATCAACGAGATCTACGAGTCCGTGGAATGGTCGGTCATCATCCTTCTGGGCTCGATGATCCCGCTCAGCATCGCCATGGAAGAGAGCGGAGGAACCGCGCTGATCGCCAATCAAGTGGTCATCTGGACCGAGGGTATGTCGACGGTGACCGTGCTCGCCTTGCTCATGGTGATCACGATGACCCTCTCCGACATTCTCAACAACGTGGCCACGGCGCTCATCGCGGCGCCGATCGGTGTCGACATCGCCCATCGCCTGGACGCCAACCCGGACGCTTTCCTGATGGCCGTCGCGGTCGCCGCCTCCTGCGCCTTCCTGACACCGATCGGGCACAAGAACAACACCATCATCCTCGGCCCGGGTGGCTACAAGTTCGGCGACTACTGGAGGATGGGGTTGCCCCTCGAGGTTCTGGTGTTGCTTGTCGGGATCCCCATGATCCTTTACGTCTGGCCGCTGTGAGGGCGGACGGCGCTAGAGGTGAAAGAAAGACCCGATGCTGGCGTCCGTTCTTGGTCCGCTCAGCAGGAATCGTCCACCAATCACCATCAAGGTCAGACCATCGCATAGTCCGCACCTCGATTCCCCGCTGGGCTGTTGTGAGCTGCACTTTGAAAGTAGCCGCTATTGCCACCAAGGCCTCGGCGAGCGCAAGGCGCCATCGCGCTCGTCGGCAAGAACGACTGCGCCAGTGGCGGCTTCGCCGCCGTCGTGCGCGACCTGCGCAACGGCTCGCTGGTGAGCTGCGCTTCGCTCGGTCGGTAACGACCCACCAAGACGCCCGCCACGGGGTGCGGACGCTGGAGAAGAAAGGGGCCGACGGCCCCTCGCCTACTGCGGCCCCATGCTCATCCGCTTGTAGCCCGACGGTGGCTCAAAGGCGTCCGGATCGATGCGCAGGCGGCGGCCGCTGCGCAGGCTGGACTCGTCCTCGATCCCGCCGTCCTCGCCGTAGCCGATGGTGACGACCGGAAAGCCGTTTTGGAAGTTCTGCGTCCAGGAGTCCGCTCCGCCGAAGGGATCCTCGGCCCC harbors:
- a CDS encoding SLC13 family permease, whose protein sequence is MTFDQIALFALVSAVFVFLIWGKFRYDLVAFGALILSAVLGLVPKNQVFSGFGHPAVVIIALVLIVSRGLSRSGAIDMLARPVLDASRGLQAHIGIMAGLSAALSTAMNNVAALALLMPLDLQAARKAKRSPALTLMPISFASILGGMVTLIGTPPNIVIATFRENALGEPYGMFDFAPVGAAVAVVGVAYVALVGWRFVPKDRTRYDAVQELEELRGYVAEVGVNESSPFLGKQLRDLEELSEENEVQILGLVRRGRRLAGMALDEELRKSDFIVLEGAPDAINDFAGAADLKLSASRKKKRLASEALDLVEAVVPAGARVVGRSAMDVGLLARQGVTLLGISRSGRRIRDRVRKSPVQPGDILLMLGPKDQMPDVVHWLGCLSLAERGLEVTQREKAWVAVGAFVAAIVVASLGWVYLPVALAAVVALYVVLRIVPINEIYESVEWSVIILLGSMIPLSIAMEESGGTALIANQVVIWTEGMSTVTVLALLMVITMTLSDILNNVATALIAAPIGVDIAHRLDANPDAFLMAVAVAASCAFLTPIGHKNNTIILGPGGYKFGDYWRMGLPLEVLVLLVGIPMILYVWPL